The Panicum hallii strain FIL2 chromosome 9, PHallii_v3.1, whole genome shotgun sequence genome has a window encoding:
- the LOC112873943 gene encoding calvin cycle protein CP12-1, chloroplastic-like: MASMVTTMAAIAAFPAPRSLQQAPAPPQLRPNAVSFVARPVRAHRRLVAVAASSPATPPDLANKVSESIKQAQETCADDPVSGECVAAWDEVEELSAAASHARDRQKGADPLEEYCKDNPETDECRMYED, encoded by the coding sequence ATGGCCAGCATGGTCACCACCATGGCTGCCATAGCCGCTTTCCCGGCTCCAAGAAGCCTCCAGCaggccccggccccgccgcagCTCCGCCCGAACGCCGTGTCGTTCGTCGCCCGGCCAGTTCGCGCGCACCGCCGGCTGGTGGCCGTGGCGGCCAGCTCGCCGGCCACGCCGCCGGACCTCGCCAACAAGGTGTCCGAGAGCATCAAGCAGGCGCAGGAGACGTGCGCGGACGACCCGGTGAGCGGCGAGTGCGTGGCGGCGTGGGACGAGGTGGAGGAGCTCAGCGCGGCCGCCAGCCACGCGCGGGACCGGCAGAAGGGCGCCGACCCGCTCGAGGAGTACTGCAAGGACAACCCCGAGACCGACGAGTGCCGCATGTATGAGGATTGA
- the LOC112873940 gene encoding uncharacterized protein LOC112873940: protein MLDIQKRRVRLMLFIMGVLALSMTAEKFRELVGKEAASKSGQFTFMNCFDMGSGSLACTVKEGVKLYVNNLRTAHLERVRQHAMEKALADAMTEGLAPAEAAKQAQKVSTKAAKVAARQANRILGPIISCGWDFFEAMYFGGSMTEGFLRGSGTLFGTYAGGFHGEERFGKLGYLVGSQLGSWGGGRIGLMIYDILSGLKYMFQSIQPQNESSSYASEDGSEYMDSYTSHEREESTYYETSEEKQEESKWFGLF from the exons ATGTTGGACATACAAAAGCGGCGCGTGCGGCTGATGCTCTTCATCATGGGCGTCCTCGCGCTCAGCATGACTG CTGAGAAATTCAGGGAACTTGTTGGAAAGGAGGCTGCATCAAAGAGTGGTCAGTTCACATTCATGAACTGCTTCGACATGGGCTCTGGCAGCCTTGCATGCACAGTGAAGGAGGGTGTCAAGTTGTATGTCAATAACCTTCGAACTGCACACCTGGAAAGGGTGCGGCAACACGCCATGGAGAAAGCATTAGCTGATGCCATGACAGAAGGCCTAGCACCTGCTGAAGCAGCCAAGCAAGCTCAGAAGGTCAGTACAAAAGCGGCAAAAGTGGCTGCTCGTCAAGCCAATCGGATATTGGGGCCAATAATTTCTTGTGGTTGGGACTTCTTTGAAGCAATGTACTTTGGTGGAAGCATGACAGAAGGTTTTCTCCGGGGCAGTGGCACCTTGTTTGGAACTTATGCGGGTGGCTTCCACGGTGAGGAGAGGTTTGGAAAACTGGGATACCTCGTGGGAAGCCAACTAGGAAGCTGGGGTGGAGGAAGAATTGGACTGATGATTTATGATATCCTAAGTGGCCTGAAATACATGTTTCAATCTATCCAACCTCAGAATGAATCATCATCATATGCTTCAGAAGATGGTTCAGAATACATGGATAGTTATACAAGCCATGAAAGAGAGGAGTCAACATACTATGAAACATCTGAGGAAAAACAGGAAGAATCAAAATGGTTCGGTTTGTTTTGA
- the LOC112873941 gene encoding bifunctional TENA2 protein: MDGDGVEASTTAAWIERHRQMYERATRHPFTVSIRDGTIDLSTFKRWLSQDYLFVREFVAFVASVLLKCCKQDSSDMEIILGGVASLNDELSWFKNEAAKWGIDLASVSPLQSNMEYHRFLQSFTEPEISYAVAVTTFWIIETVYQDSFGFCIEEGNKTPPELLGTCQRWGSAEFKQYCQSLQRIADRSLANAPADAVKSAEEAFIRVLELEIGFWEMSSSQS, from the exons ATGGACGGCGACGGGGTCGAGGCGAGCACAACGGCGGCATGGATCGAGAGGCACCGGCAGATGTACGAGCGGGCCACGCGGCACCCGTTCACCGTCTCCATCCGCGACGGCACTATTGACTTGTCCACCTTCAAGCGCTGGCTG AGCCAGGACTACCTGTTTGTGAGGGAATTTGTCGCATTTGTAGCTAGTGTACTGCTTAAGTGTTGCAAACAAGACAGTTCAGACATGGAAATTATCTTGGGTGGAGTAGCTTCTCTCAATGATGAGCTCTCTTGGTTCAAGAATGAAGCTGCCAAATGGGGTATCGATCTAGCAAGTGTTTCACCGCTCCAATCTAATATGGAGTACCACAG GTTTCTTCAAAGCTTTACAGAGCCAGAGATTAGCTATGCTGTTGCTGTAACTACCTTCTGGATAATTGAAACCGTGTACCAGGACAGCTTCGGTTTCTGTATAGAAGAAGGTAATAAGACGCCACCGGAGCTCCTGGGCACCTGCCAGAGATGGGGCAGCGCTGAGTTCAAACAGTACTGCCAGTCTCTGCAGAGAATCGCGGATCGCAGCTTGGCAAATGCGCCTGCTGATGCTGTCAAGAGCGCTGAAGAGGCCTTCATCAGGGTACTCGAACTGGAAATTGGTTTCTGGGAAATGAGCTCTTCTCAGTCTTAA
- the LOC112873942 gene encoding bZIP transcription factor 53-like: protein MVAAAAAAQGARRAAVATEEERRRNRMTSNRLSARKSRMKRQQHVDDLTAEAERLRRENEAMRAGAGEALRRGRALEQENRVLAAHARQLCAALLLRNSQLRLLGGVAGVALDVPGVPDHLVQLYGGPHQMPVMPLAPPPPLQLPMEIQMLLQPDVMDAVGMVV from the coding sequence AtggttgcggcggcggcagcggcgcagggggcgcgccgcgccgcggtggccaccgaggaggagcggcggcgcaaCCGCATGACCTCTAACAGGCTGTCGGCGCGCAAGTCCCGCATGAAGCGGCAGCAGCACGTGGACGACCTGACAGCGGAGGCGGAGCGCCTGCGGCGCGAGAACGAGGCGatgcgcgccggcgccggggaggCCCTGCGGCGGGGCCGCGCGCTCGAGCAGGAGAACCGCGTGCTGGCGGCGCACGCGCGCCAGCTGTGCGCCGCGCTCCTGCTGCGCAACTCCCAGCTCCGCCTGCTGGGCGGCGTGGCCGGCGTGGCGCTCGACGTGCCGGGCGTGCCCGACCACCTCGTGCAGCTGTACGGCGGCCCGCATCAGATGCCGGTCATGCCGCtggcgcctccgccgcccctgcaACTGCCGATGGAGATCCAGATGCTGTTGCAGCCCGACGTCATGGACGCCGTCGGTATGGTCGTGTGA